Proteins encoded within one genomic window of Trichoderma asperellum chromosome 2, complete sequence:
- the RPS0 gene encoding 40S ribosomal protein uS2 yields the protein MAPANLPSIFNATSQDIEMLLAAQCHLGSKNLQVHMESYLWKTRVDGVNVINVGKTWEKIVLAARIIAAIENPADICVISARPYGQRAVLKFASHTGASPIAGRFTPGSFTNYITRSFKEPRLIIVTDPRTDAQAIKEASYVNIPVIALCDTDSPTEYVDVAIPTNNKGRHAIGTVWWLLAREVLRLRGTIFNRETPWDVMVDLYFYRDPEAEAEEKVEEEKLLTGAEEEAPVAVESAFPAAGGDWDAPAPGFAGANAAAGWDGAGAAPTQDWAASGTQEWAAETAKESQW from the exons ATGGCTCCCGCTAACCTGCCGTCCATTTTCAATGCCACCAGCCAGGACATCGAGATGCTCCTGGCGGCCCAGTGCCACCTCGGTTCCAAGAACCTCCAGGTGCACATGGAGTCCTACCTGTGGAAGACCCGTGTCGATGGTGTGAACGTCATCAACGTTGGCAAGACCTG GGAGAAGATTGTCCTCGCTGCCCgtatcatcgccgccatcgaGAACCCCGCCGACATTTGCGTTATCTCTGCCCGTCCCTACGGTCAGCGTGCCGTCCTCAAGTTCGCCAGCCACACTGGTGCCTCCCCCATTGCTGGACGTTTCACCCCCGGTAGCTTCACCAACTACATCACCCGCTCTTTCAAGGAGCCCCGCCTGATCATCGTCACCGACCCTCGCACCGACGCCCAGGCTATCAAGGAGGCCAGCTACGTCAACATCCCCGTCATTGCCCTCTGCGACACCGACTCCCCCACCGAGTACGTCGACGTTGCCATCCCTACCAACAACAAGGGTCGCCACGCCATCGGTACCGTCTGGTGGCTCCTTGCCCGTGAGGTCCTCCGCCTCCGTGGCACCATCTTCAACCGCGAGACCCCCTGGGACGTCATGGTTGATCTGTACTTCT ACCGTGACCctgaggccgaggccgaggagaaggttgaggaggagaagctcctCACCGgcgctgaggaggaggctccCGTCGCCGTCGAGTCTGCCTTCCCCGCCGCTGGTGGTGACTGGGACGCTCCCGCCCCCGGCTTCGCTGGTGCTAACGCCGCTGCCGGCTGGgacggtgctggtgctgcccCTACTCAGGACTGGGCTGCCTCTGGCACCCAGGAGTGGGCCGCTGAGACCGCCA
- a CDS encoding mitochondrial 37S ribosomal protein uS15m (EggNog:ENOG41~BUSCO:EOG092D3J4Y), which produces MPPRIDLLQRLGTVNLCLRPSTTPATQAFLPIVQKANLSLRERKKKQKQDPYKWAQAQQRKAANLKRQDELLKKRDEEWGDPVRGRLTPFLESLDSAGQNPVTNVPRDASGNALEEPRELPTTPGLRNHFLTDAELEDAVKHAYALTKPMVGVVESQMDPTTEEERKQAHNQKHQKAVEALKRITALSNGSARDRFHANVRRIVDEFGRHNTDKVLKPKPQSISPNTTPMPGRAGPDTGSSEVQIAILTAKIRSVSEALAINRGYKDVHNKRNLRLLVHRRQKLLQYMERKERGSERWTNMIEKLGLTPATWKGQIDL; this is translated from the exons ATGCCGCCCAGAATAGATCTGCTACAGCGACTAGGCACAGTCAATT TGTGCCTACGACCTTCGACGACACCGGCAACACAGGCCTTCCTCCCCATCGTTCAAAAGGCCAATCTGTCTCTGcgcgaaagaaagaagaagcagaagcaggatCCGTACAAGTgggcacaggcacagcagcGCAAAGCTGCCAACCTCAAGAGACAGGATGAGCTCTTGAAGAAGCGAGACGAAGAATGGGGTGATCCCGTACGAGGCAGACTGACGCCGTTCCTCGAGTCTCTCGATTCAGCTGGCCAGAACCCGGTGACCAACGTGCCCCGAGACGCCAGCGGAAATGCTCTCGAGGAGCCGAGAGAGCTGCCCACGACGCCTGGCCTGCGCAACCATTTCCTTACCGATGCGGAGCTCGAAGATGCCGTCAAGCACGCCTATGCCCTAACGAAGCCCATGGTCGGGGTTGTAGAGTCACAGATGGACCCTACtacggaggaggagaggaagcaAGCTCACAACCAGAAGCACCAGAAAGCCGTTGAGGCCCTGAAGCGGATCACAGCCCTGAGCAACGGCAGCGCGCGGGATCGATTCCACGCCAACGTCAGGCGCATCGTTGATGAGTTTGGACGCCACAACACAGACAAGGTTCTCAAGCCTAAGCCGCAGTCCATTTCACCAAATACCACACCGATGCCTGGTCGTGCTGGACCAGATACTGGCAGCTCAGAGGTACAGATTGCAATCCTGACCGCCAAGATCAGATCGGTGTCCGAAGCGCTGGCAATCAACCGAGGATACAAGGATGTGCACAACAAGAGGAACTTGAGACTGCTTGTGCACCGACGCCAGAAGCTGTTGCAGTATATGGAGCGAAAGGAGAGAGGTAGCGAGAGATGGACAAACATGATTGAGAAGCTAGGACTCACACCAGCGACGTGGAAGGGACAGATCGATCTgtga
- the VMA6 gene encoding H(+)-transporting V0 sector ATPase subunit d (BUSCO:EOG092D2T3Z), which produces MEGLLFNVNNGYIEGIVRGYRNSLLTTPAYNNLTQCETIDDLKLQLGPAYGDFLASLPPNPSTSALASKTTDKLISEFRYVRANATGALAQFMDYVTYGYMIDNVALLITGTLHERDTRELLERCHPLGWFETMPVLCVATNVEELYNSVLIETPLAPYFKGSLSHQDLDELNIEIVRNTLYKNYLEDFYKFVNTHSEMAGTPTAEVMSNILEFEADRRAINITLNSFGTELTKADRNKLYPTFGKLYPEGTLMLSRADDVEGVRLAVDGVHDYKTFFDAVSLGGSGGPGNMGGGSTDGKSLEDMFYQKEMEISKDAFTRQFTYAIVYAWVKLREQEIRNITWIAECIAQNQKDRIGNFISVF; this is translated from the exons ATGGAAGGCCTTCTATTCAACGTGAACAATGG CTACATCGAGGGCATTGTTCGTGGTTACCGCAACAGCCTTCTAACGACCCCAGCCTACAACAACCTGACACAATGCGAGACCATCGATG ACctgaagctgcagcttggcCCTGCTTACGGCGACTTCCTCGCATCCCTTCCTCCAAACCCATCGACATCTGCGCTTGCTTCAAAGACAACAGACAAGCTCATCTCGGAATTCCGATATGTTCGCGCTAATGCTACGGGTGCCTTGGCTCAATTCATGGATTACGTGACGTACGGCTACATGATTGATAACGTCGCCCTGCTAATCACCGGCACCCTGCACGAACGAGATACCCGAGAGCTCTTGGAGAGATGCCACCCGTTGGGATGGTTTGAGACTATGCCCGTGCTGTGCGTCGCGACCAATGTTGAAGAGCTCTATAACAGCGTCTTGATCGAGACTCCGCTCGCCCCATACTTCAAGGGCAGTCTGAGCCACCAAGATTTGGACGAGCTCAACATCGAAATCGTCCGAAACACCCTTTACAAGAACTATCTTGAGGACTTTTACAAATTTGTCAACACCCACTCAGAGATGGCTGGTACGCCTACTGCTGAGGTCATGTCTAACATCCTTGAGTTTGAGGCAGACCGCCGAGCTATCAACATCACCCTAAACTCTTTCGGCACCGAGTTGACCAAGGCAGACCGCAACAAGCTGTACCCTACCTTTGGCAAGCTGTATCCTGAGGGAACCTTGATGCTCTCTCGGGCAGATGATGTTGAGGGCGTGCGTCTTGCTGTTGATGGTGTTCATGATTACAAGACCTTCTTTGATGCCGTCTCCCTAGGCGGCTCCGGTGGCCCCGGCAATATGGGTGGTGGTTCCACCGACGGCAAGAGCTTGGAGGACATGTTTTACcagaaggagatggagatttccAAAGACGCATTTACGCGACAATTTACCTATGCCATCGTCTATGCGTGGGTGAAGCTTAGAGAACAA GAAATCCGGAACATAACATGGATTGCTGAGTGTATAGCTCAGAACCAGAAAGATCGCATCGGAAACTTTATCAGCGTTTTCTAA
- a CDS encoding uncharacterized protein (BUSCO:EOG092D248P), translating to MSLFVLAETPAGYGLLKASDKKMLKNADLAAELGKPERLIEMLKLKKFVKFDSAAMALEEAAAVSQGQIPPLLTSLLEDLQAEKKASLAVADLKLGTAISNLPGLNVTPVAGSDTMDLFRAVREHVSSLIPGLDQDVLDRMTLGLSHSMSRHKLKFSADKVDSMIIQAIKMLDDIDKELNVYAMRTKEWYGWHFPEMAKTLNDNLAYARVVRSVGMRDNFKDADLSDILPEDVEASLKASAELSMGVEITEDDLKNAVELADQVIKFTEYRAQLTSYLESRMRAIAPNLTALVGYLVGARLISHAGSVLSLAKAPGSTIQILGAEKALFRALKTKKDTPKYGIMYHSSLVGQATGKNKGKIARMLSAKVALGLRVDALGDDEEEDDEQRAALGLTNRIKLENYLRRLEGKAALPKGTNVTPSGEIVSAGQFSLKETGRYAVDADGVVDHDMADADAEPATKSKKSKKPRIEVVEEKDVDMEDAPEDSDDDSDEASVKKLSEKEYERLADLSGLSVKKFKRKYERGDIQLGEDGNPKVLSKKELKKLRKAENDEEPAEASPEKKKKRKADDVEAEPKKDKKSKKKRESLGA from the exons ATGTCTCTCTTCGTTCTTGCAGAGACGCCTGCAGG CTATGGCCTGTTGAAGGCGAGCGATAAGAAGATGCTCAAGAATGCCGATCTCGCGGCTGAGCTGGGAAAGCCGGAGCGCTTGATTGAGAT GCTCAAGCTGAAGAAGTTCGTCAAGTTCGACAGTGCCGCCATGGCTCTTGAggaagccgccgccgtcagCCAGGGTCAAATTCCTCCTCTGTTGACCTCACTGTTGGAGGATTTGCAGGCTGAAAAGAAGGCTTCCTTGGCCGTTGCCGATTTGAAGCTGGGCACAGCCATTTCCAACCTGCCTGGCCTCAATGTCACCCCGGTGGCTGGCTCCGACACGATGGACCTTTTCCGTGCCGTTCGCGAACATGTTTCGTCCCTCATTCCCGGTCTCGACCAGGACGTCCTGGACCGCATGACCCTCGGTCTGTCGCACTCAATGTCTCGACACAAGCTCAAGTTCTCGGCCGACAAGGTCGATTCGATGATCATCCAGGCCATCAAGATGCTTGACGATATTGACAAGGAGCTCAACGTTTATGCTATGAGAACAAAGGAATGGTACGGATGGCATTTCCCCGAGATGGCCAAGACCCTCAATGACAACTTGGCCTACGCCCGTGTCGTTCGATCTGTCGGCATGCGAGACAACTTCAAGGATGCCGACCTTTCTGATATCCTCCCCGAGGACGTCGAGGCCTCGTTGAAGGCTTCTGCTGAACTCTCTATGGGTGTTGAGATTACTGAGGATGATTTGAAGAACGCTGTTGAGCTTGCGGACCAGGTTATTAAGTTTACCGAGTACCGAGCTCAGCTCACATCTTACCTGGAGAGCCGAATGCGCGCCATTGCTCCCAACCTGACTGCCCTTGTTGGCTACCTCGTTGGCGCCAGACTCATCTCTCACGCCGGATCCGTCCTCAGCCTGGCCAAGGCTCCCGGTTCCACCATCCAGATTCTCGGTGCCGAGAAGGCTCTCTTCCGAGCTCTCAAGACGAAGAAGGATACCCCCAAGTACGGTATCATGTACCACTCTTCCCTCGTCGGCCAGGCTACTGGCAAGAACAAGGGTAAGATTGCCCGTATGCTGTCCGCCAAGGTTGCCCTAGGTCTCCGTGTGGATGCCCtcggcgatgacgaggaagaggatgacgagCAGCGTGCTGCCCTTGGTCTCACCAACCGAATCAAGCTTGAGAACTACCTCCGCAGACTCGAAGGCAAGGCTGCCCTGCCCAAGGGCACCAACGTTACTCCTTCTGGAGAAATTGTTTCAGCTGGCCAGTTCAGCCTCAAGGAGACCGGCAGATATGCTGTTGATGCCGACGGTGTGGTCGACCATGACATGGCCGACGCAGATGCTGAGCCCGCCaccaagagcaaaaagtCCAAGAAGCCTAGAATCGAGGTCGTCGAGGAGAAGGACGTTGATATGGAGGACGCTCCTGAAGACTCCGATGACGACTCCGATGAGGCCTCAGTTAAGAAGCTTTCGGAAAAGGAGTACGAGCGCCTGGCTGACCTCTCTGGCCTGTCCGTCAAGAAGTTCAAGCGAAAGTATGAGCGCGGTGACATCCAGCtcggtgaagatggcaacCCCAAAGTCCTCAGCAAGAAGGAGCTCAAGAAGCTGCGCAAGGCCGAGAACGACGAGGAGCCCGCCGAAGCTTcaccagagaagaagaagaagcgaaaggcCGACGACGTTGAGGCCGAGCccaagaaggacaagaagtccaagaagaagcgtgAATCTCTCGGTGCTTAG
- a CDS encoding uncharacterized protein (EggNog:ENOG41~MEROPS:MER0192051), whose amino-acid sequence MSAVNGAGHSSTSKAADVDGLSAPGFQPQNKMTVKPPTGDDLQKSYAAVVGSEANPKGWYGSMINTLGSCIGTLGAIPCCIICPNPYKHVNQGQVGLVTKFGRFYKAVDPGLVKVNPLSERLIQVDVKIQIAEVPEQTCMTKDNVTLRLTSVIYYHIVSPHKAAFGISNVRQALVERTQTTLRHVVGARVLQDVIERREEIAQSIGEIIEDVAAGWGVQVESMLIKDIIFSQDLQDSLSMAAQSKRIGESKIIAAKAEVESAKLMRQAADILSSAPAMQIRYLEAMQAMAKSANSKVIFLPGNSQPLNAATMNAALGDFAQSGEGSTSTAGNTRDFGAWST is encoded by the exons ATGTCTGCTGTCAACGGCGCTGGCCACAGCAGCacctccaaggctgctgaCGTCGATGGCCTCTCAGCTCCCGGCTTCCAGCCCCAGAATAAGATGACAGTCAAGCCACCTACAGGAGATGACCTTCAGAAAAGCTATGCCGCTGTTGTAGGAAGCGAGGCCAACCCCAAGGGTTGGTATGGTAGTATGA TCAACACTCTCGGCTCATGCATTGGAACTTTGGGTGCTATTCCTTGCTGCATCATCTGTCCCAACCCTTACAAGCACGTCAACCAGGGCCAAGTCGGTCTTGTCACCAAGTTCGGTCGTTTCTACAAGGCAGTCGATCCCGGCTTGGTCAAGGTCAACCCCCTCAGCGAAAGGCTCATCCAAGTCGACGTCAAGATCCAGATTGCAGAGGTGCCCGAGCAAACTTGCATGACCAAAGACAATGTTACTTTGCGTTTGACCTCCGTCATCTACTATCACATTGTGTCTCCCCACAAGGCCGCTTTTGGTATCTCCAACGTCCGCCAAGCTCTTGTTGAACGTACCCAGACCACCCTTCGTCACGTTGTTGGTGCCCGTGTCCTTCAAGACGTGATCGAGCGCCGCGAAGAGATTGCGCAGTCTATTGGGGAAATTATTGaggatgttgctgctggctggggTGTCCAAGTTGAGAGCATGCTCATCAAGGATATTATTTTCAGCCAGGACTTGCAAGACTCGCTCTCAATGGCTGCCCAAAGCAAGCGAATCGGTGAAAGCAAGatcatcgccgccaaggCCGAG GTCGAATCCGCCAAGCTGATGCGCCAAGCCGCCGACATCTTGAGTTCTGCGCCAGCCATGCAGATCCGTTACCTCGAGGCTATGCAGGCTATGGCCAAGTCTGCCAACAGCAAGGTCATCTTTTTGCCTGGCAACAGCCAGCCCCTCAACGCAGCTACCATGAATGCTGCACTGGGCGATTTCGCCCAATCCGGTGAAGGTAGCACTAGCACCGCCGGCAATACTCGCGATTTTGGAG CGTGGTCAACTTGA
- a CDS encoding uncharacterized protein (EggNog:ENOG41~MEROPS:MER0192051), with protein MSAVNGAGHSSTSKAADVDGLSAPGFQPQNKMTVKPPTGDDLQKSYAAVVGSEANPKGWYGSMINTLGSCIGTLGAIPCCIICPNPYKHVNQGQVGLVTKFGRFYKAVDPGLVKVNPLSERLIQVDVKIQIAEVPEQTCMTKDNVTLRLTSVIYYHIVSPHKAAFGISNVRQALVERTQTTLRHVVGARVLQDVIERREEIAQSIGEIIEDVAAGWGVQVESMLIKDIIFSQDLQDSLSMAAQSKRIGESKIIAAKAEVESAKLMRQAADILSSAPAMQIRYLEAMQAMAKSANSKVIFLPGNSQPLNAATMNAALGDFAQSGEGSTSTAGNTRDFGGQDPGFQQAMNARVVENF; from the exons ATGTCTGCTGTCAACGGCGCTGGCCACAGCAGCacctccaaggctgctgaCGTCGATGGCCTCTCAGCTCCCGGCTTCCAGCCCCAGAATAAGATGACAGTCAAGCCACCTACAGGAGATGACCTTCAGAAAAGCTATGCCGCTGTTGTAGGAAGCGAGGCCAACCCCAAGGGTTGGTATGGTAGTATGA TCAACACTCTCGGCTCATGCATTGGAACTTTGGGTGCTATTCCTTGCTGCATCATCTGTCCCAACCCTTACAAGCACGTCAACCAGGGCCAAGTCGGTCTTGTCACCAAGTTCGGTCGTTTCTACAAGGCAGTCGATCCCGGCTTGGTCAAGGTCAACCCCCTCAGCGAAAGGCTCATCCAAGTCGACGTCAAGATCCAGATTGCAGAGGTGCCCGAGCAAACTTGCATGACCAAAGACAATGTTACTTTGCGTTTGACCTCCGTCATCTACTATCACATTGTGTCTCCCCACAAGGCCGCTTTTGGTATCTCCAACGTCCGCCAAGCTCTTGTTGAACGTACCCAGACCACCCTTCGTCACGTTGTTGGTGCCCGTGTCCTTCAAGACGTGATCGAGCGCCGCGAAGAGATTGCGCAGTCTATTGGGGAAATTATTGaggatgttgctgctggctggggTGTCCAAGTTGAGAGCATGCTCATCAAGGATATTATTTTCAGCCAGGACTTGCAAGACTCGCTCTCAATGGCTGCCCAAAGCAAGCGAATCGGTGAAAGCAAGatcatcgccgccaaggCCGAG GTCGAATCCGCCAAGCTGATGCGCCAAGCCGCCGACATCTTGAGTTCTGCGCCAGCCATGCAGATCCGTTACCTCGAGGCTATGCAGGCTATGGCCAAGTCTGCCAACAGCAAGGTCATCTTTTTGCCTGGCAACAGCCAGCCCCTCAACGCAGCTACCATGAATGCTGCACTGGGCGATTTCGCCCAATCCGGTGAAGGTAGCACTAGCACCGCCGGCAATACTCGCGATTTTGGAGGTCAGGACCCAGGTTTCCAACAAGCCATGAACGCTCGCGTCGTGGAAAATTTCTAG
- a CDS encoding uncharacterized protein (BUSCO:EOG092D2MM2), whose translation MDVPRGSRRTRHAASTAASSQEAQLQAQAQLELEAATHHRRNHPRRRAVQVQVTPDAALAVAVGAHQTPDSSSSNNNNNSNHGRRREMEPPPNPFRLHRSTRRSTNNRLSLQFDSDGSGSGSGSDSEPDLSHLGMTRRGMTAVLEQQANQMTYDDDDAMSHGQYDAEEVSLGENENVDENAEDNCDDQVEEEQEEEPLPIIDPAVFGLKEISNLGKFTVSSHKPGNGVEQLRSDDLTSYWQSDGPQPHKLTIYFVKRVGIRDIRFYVDYNEDESYTPTKIIFKSGTSENNLIQFAAMNMESPVGWQQVPLAGVGGEPDGNTLVSWVLQMQILENHQNGKDTHLRGIKIYAFDADAVQPSEPDNTVNTDSLAERQAAARLDDIAQILAAARLESSETGFSLPDFMRDAEIR comes from the exons ATGGACGTCCCTCGCGGCTCCAGGCGAACCCGCCATGCGGcctcaacagcagcctcaagCCAAGAAGCTCAGCTCCAGGCGCAGGCCCAGCTAGAGCTCGAGGCTGCAACGCATCACCGCCGAAACCATCCACGCAGACGGGCCGTGCAGGTCCAGGTAACGCCCGACGCTGCCCTGGCCGTAGCAGTTGGCGCTCACCAGACGCcagatagcagcagcagcaacaacaacaataataGCAATCATGGGAGGAGGCGTGAGATGGAGCCACCGCCGAATCCATTCCGGCTACATAGAT CTACTCGAAGAAGCACCAATAATCGCCTAAGTCTGCAGTTTGACAGTGATggttctggctctggctctggttccGACTCGGAGCCTGATCTCAGCCATTTGGGGATGACAAGGCGGGGCATGACAGCTGTCCTAGAACAGCAGGCGAATCAGATGACctacgatgatgacgatgccatGTCTCATGGTCAATACGACGCTGAAGAGGTGAGCTTAGGCGAGAACGAGAACGTCGATGAAAATGCCGAAGACAACTGTGACGACCAGgtcgaagaagagcaggagGAAGAGCCCTTGCCAATAATAGATCCAGCTGTCTTCGGCCTCAAGGAGATTTCAAACTTGGGAAAGTTTACAGTGAGCAGCCATAAGCCGGGCAATGGGGTTGAACAGCTTCGAAGTGATGATTTGACATCATACTGGCA ATCGGATGGTCCGCAGCCTCACAAGCTTACCATCTACTTTGTCAAACGGGTTGGTATCCGAGACATTCGCTTTTACGTCGACTATAATGAAGATGAATCCTACACTCCTACGAAAATCATCTTCAAATCTGGCACGAGTGAGAACAACCTTATTCAATTCGCCGCCATGAATATGGAAAGCCCTGTGGGCTGGCAACAGGTACCACTTGCAGGTGTCGGTGGCGAGCCCGATGGCAACACCCTCGTGTCTTGGGTGTTACAAATGCAAATACTAGAAAATCACCAAAACGGCAAGGACACTCACCTGCGCGGCATAAAGATTTATGCCTTTGACGCCGATGCGGTTCAGCCTAGCGAGCCGGATAACACCGTCAATACGGACAGTCTCGCCGAacgtcaagctgctgctagacTGGACGACATTGCCCAAATACTGGCCGCGGCAAGACTAGAGAGTAGTGAGACgggcttctctcttcctgaTTTCATGCGAGATGCGGAGATTCGATAG
- a CDS encoding uncharacterized protein (SECRETED:SignalP(1-20)~TransMembrane:1 (o6-23i)) — MYSQNLLPWLAVMAVGMGIASVGDDAAQKKLNGYECTHPPYKSHLLSKSPLVIYMENFITDAERLHLQELAQGQFKHSAVLKSGNSAIHSVRTSQSTTVDRDAVVRCIEARALDFQGFDVPESHLEPIQLVKYAVTERYHFHTDWFTNPAHATASQGGNRISSFFGYVKADNVTGGGTNFPILDAPRDERWCKFIDCDEEYDSGVTFRPIEGNVVYWENLLTDGRGDQRTLHAGLPVVSGEKIGMNIWTRQMPLPADVRGN, encoded by the exons ATGTACTCGCAAAACTTACTTCCCTGGCTGGCCGTGATGGCCGTCGGCATGGGAATTGCCTCTGTCGGGGATGATGCGGCGCAGAAAAAGCTGAATGGCTACGAATGCACGCACCCGCCGTATAAAAGCCACCTTTTGAGTAAATCGCCATTGGTTATTTACATGGAGAATTTCATTACCGATGCGGAGAGACTCCATTTACAAGAGCTCGC CCAAGGCCAGTTTAAACACTCTGCGGTCCTCAAGAGTGGAAACTCAGCCATTCACTCTGTCCGCACTTCACAGTCAACCACCGTCGACAGAGATGCCGTGGTGCGATGCATAGAGGCTCGGGCTCTCGATTTCCAGGGCTTTGATGTGCCGGAATCACACCTTGAGCCCATCCAGCTCGTCAAATACGCAGTCACCGAGCGTTACCATTTCCACACAGACTGGTTCACAAATCCAGCTCACGCGACAGCGTCCCAGGGTGGCAACCGCATCAGTTCATTCTTTGGATATGTCAAAGCAGACAACGTGACGGGCGGAGGGACCAATTTCCCGATTCTGGATGCACCGCGGGATGAAAGATGGTGCAAGTTTATTGACTGCGATGAAGAATACGATTCGGGCGTCACTTTCAGACCCATTGAGGGGAATGTGGTTTACTGGGAGAACTTGTTGACGGATGGGAGGGGAGACCAGAGGACGTTGCATGCGGGACTACCGGTGGTGAGCGGAGAGAAGATTGGGATGAATATATGGACGAGACAGATGCCGTTACCTGCAGATGTCCGCGGGAATTAA
- a CDS encoding uncharacterized protein (EggNog:ENOG41~SECRETED:SignalP(1-26)) — translation MPSTRAFSLALAFSVFFMALVITVERLVLSCTDGIYCRGQHQVTKRPEAFKHDHSQQADGQSALLSIEAPSDILSTASAPEPAGRSKHAPEPGCAQFPDTSKVLLVMKTKASEAFSKLPTQLITNLKCLPEFLIFGDIEQEIGGYTVHDSLDRVLDSVKTDNRDFDDYFRQRQCATHQKSCSQNVKFTQDGWDLDKYKSIHIAEKTFNMRPNYDWYLFVDAGAYVVWPTMLRWLEKMDHTGPMYIGNKASVGDTHFGDGGSGYVVSNIAMRDLFEGKHNVANRWDEATKSHCCGDLMFAKALKETAGISVNDTWPTMNGEKPFTISYSSTQWCQPIATMNHLGSEELSALYAFERGRNFASPMRIRDLYHHFVAPQLVPFRPDWDNMSDDVFYLNMSDNTYDHSQLRKAKLEGLSPLEKMAHLSFDSCLRACQVDPACLQYRYHDGVCGFSWTIKHGYPKPKASQISDRWMSGWDVDKIQPWVQEHDDCADEIKWPLV, via the exons ATGCCATCTACGCGAGCCTTTTCCCTGGCGCTGGCCTTCAGCGTGTTCTTTATGGCATTGGTGATCACCGTAGAGCGGTTGGTACTGTCATGTACTGACGGGATTTACTGCCGAGGACAGCACCAGGTGACGAAACGGCCAGAAGCATTCAAACACGATCACTCTCAGCAGGCTGATGGACAGTCGGCACTTTTGTCCATAGAGGCGCCTAGCGATATCTTGTCGACGGCGTCTGCCCCGGAGCCAGCCGGTCGATCAAAACATGCGCCGGAGCCCGGCTGCGCGCAGTTCCCTGATACTTCAAAGGTCCTCCTAGTCATGAAAACAAAAGCCTCTGAAGCCTTTTCCAAACTTCCAACTCAGTTGATAACGAATCTGAAATGCTTGCCAGAATTTCTCATCTTCGGCGACATAGAACAAGAGATTGGAGGATATACGGTCCACGACAGCCTCGACAGAGTCTTAGATTCAGTGAAGACGGATAATAGAGACTTTGACGACTATTTTCGACAACGCCAATGCGCGACCCATCAAAAGAGCTGCAGTCAAAACGTGAAATTTACACAGGACGGATGGGACTTGGACAAATACAAGAGTATCCATATTGCCGAAAAGACGTTCAACATGCGGCCCAACTATGACTGGTATTTGTTCGTCGATGCCGGTGCTTATGTGGTGTGGCCAACGATGTTGCGCTGGCTAGAAAAAATGGATCATACTGGTCCTATGTATATCGGCAACAAAGCATCGGTAGGCGACACGCactttggcgatggaggcAGTGGCTATGTCGTCTCTAATATAGCCATGCGCGACTTGTTTGAGGGTAAGCATAATGTGGCCAACCGATGGGACGAAGCTACCAAAAGCCATTGCTGCGGCGATCTCATGTTTGCAAAAGCATTAAAAGAGACCGCAGGGATCAGCGTGAATGACACG TGGCCAACAATGAATGGAGAGAAGCCGTTTACCATTTCTTATTCTAGCACGCAGTGGTGTCAGCCCATTGCTACCATGAACCATTTAGGGAGCGAAGAGCTGTCTGCCTTGTACGCCTTTGAACGAGGGCGAAACTTTGCCTCGCCTATGCGCATCAGGGACCTCTACCATCACTTTGTGGCACCGCAACTTGTGCCTTTCCGGCCAGACTGGGATAATATGAGCGACGACGTCTTTTACTTGAACATGTCTGATAATACGTATGACCATTCCCAGCTCCGTAAAGCGAAACTGGAAGGGCTGTCTCCTCTTGAGAAAATGGCCCACTTGAGCTTTGACAGCTGTCTACGAGCTTGCCAAGTCGATCCAGCTTGTTTGCAGTATAGATATCACGATGGCGTCTGTGGATTCAGTTGGACAATCAAGCATGGCTATCCGAAGCCGAAGGCTAGCCAAATATCCGACAGGTGGATGAGTGGATGGGACGTTGACAAGATTCAACCATGGGTGCAGGAGCACGATGACTGCGCTGATGAGATTAAGTGGCCCCTGGTCTAG